A window of the Arenibacter algicola genome harbors these coding sequences:
- a CDS encoding glutamine--tRNA ligase/YqeY domain fusion protein: MSEALKSLNFIEHIVEEDLGNGFPKEKLRFRFPPEPNGYLHIGHASSICLNFGLGLRYGAPVNLRFDDTNPAKEEQEYVDAIKEDVKWLGYEWDTECFASDYFQQLYDWAIELIKTGKAYVDSQTSEEIAVQKGTPTEPGTPSPFRNRSVEENLQLFQGMKEGKFKEGEHVLRAKVDMSSSNMLMRDPIMYRILYRAHHRTNTDWCIYPMYDWTHGESDYIEQVSHSLCTLEFAMHRELYDWFLDQVVDKNLVRPKQREFARRNFSHTVVSKRKLLQLVEQGFVKGWDDPRMPTISGLRRRGYTPESIRNFADTIGIAKRDNVVDVSLLEFHVREHLNKIAPRVMGVLNPLKVVLTNYPEGEEEWLEAENNPEDDSAGFRQLPFSRELYIEKEDFMEEANRKFFRLKLGGEVRLKNGYIIKAESCTKDTDGNIIEVQCTYDPKSKSGSGTEESLRKVKGTLHWVSAKHALSAEVRLYDRLFTDETPDAHKDKNFLDYINPDSLQIITAFVEPSLANAAIGDRFQFQRMGYFNIDPDSKPEKLVFNRTVGLRDTWAKIQERN; the protein is encoded by the coding sequence ATGAGTGAAGCATTAAAATCGCTAAATTTTATTGAACATATTGTTGAGGAAGATTTAGGGAACGGCTTTCCAAAAGAGAAGCTAAGATTTAGATTTCCACCTGAGCCAAATGGTTATTTACACATTGGTCATGCGAGCTCAATTTGCCTTAATTTCGGTTTGGGACTAAGGTACGGGGCTCCTGTAAATTTACGTTTTGATGATACCAATCCGGCCAAGGAGGAACAGGAATATGTAGATGCCATTAAGGAGGATGTTAAGTGGCTTGGTTATGAATGGGATACGGAATGTTTTGCTTCGGATTACTTTCAACAGCTTTATGACTGGGCTATAGAGTTAATAAAAACTGGTAAGGCCTATGTAGACAGCCAAACTTCAGAGGAAATTGCCGTGCAAAAGGGAACTCCCACAGAGCCTGGAACACCAAGTCCATTCAGGAACCGGTCCGTAGAGGAGAATCTACAGTTGTTTCAAGGGATGAAGGAGGGTAAGTTTAAGGAAGGAGAGCATGTTCTAAGGGCAAAAGTGGATATGTCTTCCTCCAATATGTTGATGCGCGATCCTATAATGTACCGTATTTTGTATAGGGCACACCATAGAACAAATACCGATTGGTGTATTTATCCTATGTACGATTGGACACATGGGGAGAGCGACTATATTGAGCAGGTTTCCCATTCCTTGTGCACGCTAGAATTTGCTATGCACCGGGAGCTTTATGATTGGTTTTTGGACCAAGTGGTAGATAAAAATTTGGTACGGCCCAAACAAAGGGAGTTCGCCAGAAGAAATTTTAGCCATACTGTAGTAAGTAAGCGCAAGTTGCTTCAATTGGTGGAGCAGGGTTTTGTGAAGGGTTGGGACGATCCCAGAATGCCTACTATATCGGGGTTGAGAAGAAGGGGCTATACTCCAGAATCCATCAGGAATTTTGCAGATACTATCGGTATAGCTAAAAGGGACAATGTTGTGGATGTTTCCTTGCTGGAATTTCATGTTCGCGAACATTTGAATAAAATTGCTCCTAGGGTTATGGGTGTTTTAAATCCGTTAAAGGTTGTATTGACCAATTACCCCGAGGGGGAGGAAGAATGGTTGGAAGCGGAAAATAACCCGGAGGATGACTCGGCAGGCTTTAGACAGCTTCCATTTTCTAGGGAACTATATATTGAGAAGGAAGATTTTATGGAGGAGGCCAATAGAAAATTCTTTAGGTTAAAGCTCGGAGGCGAGGTTCGATTAAAGAATGGTTATATTATAAAGGCCGAATCCTGTACGAAAGATACCGATGGGAATATTATTGAGGTGCAATGTACTTATGATCCTAAGAGTAAAAGTGGAAGTGGTACGGAGGAGAGCTTAAGAAAAGTTAAGGGAACCTTGCATTGGGTTTCTGCAAAGCATGCCCTTAGCGCTGAAGTGAGATTGTATGATCGTCTTTTTACTGATGAAACTCCGGATGCACACAAGGACAAGAATTTCTTGGATTATATTAATCCTGATTCCTTGCAGATTATCACGGCTTTTGTAGAACCGAGTTTGGCCAATGCAGCAATTGGGGATCGCTTTCAATTTCAACGCATGGGTTATTTTAATATTGATCCGGACAGCAAACCTGAAAAGTTGGTTTTTAATAGAACTGTAGGTCTAAGGGATACCTGGGCCAAAATTCAGGAAAGAAACTAA
- a CDS encoding YtxH domain-containing protein: protein MTNDSGNTLLALLTGAAIGAGIGILYAPDKGTKTRKRIKKKAMETTDDLTSRISHAKEELTKTAEAKKIDFEQKLEETISNMSYKADDIIIALEKKLADLKNKNAQLQK, encoded by the coding sequence ATGACAAACGATAGTGGGAATACTTTATTAGCTTTATTAACAGGTGCAGCCATAGGTGCAGGAATAGGAATTTTGTATGCACCTGATAAAGGGACCAAAACTAGAAAAAGGATTAAGAAAAAGGCCATGGAGACAACAGATGACCTAACTAGTAGAATATCCCATGCAAAAGAAGAGCTTACCAAAACGGCAGAGGCCAAGAAAATAGATTTTGAGCAGAAGTTGGAAGAGACTATTTCCAATATGAGCTACAAGGCAGACGACATTATAATAGCACTGGAAAAGAAGTTGGCCGATCTTAAGAATAAGAATGCACAACTGCAAAAATAA
- a CDS encoding phage holin family protein, with amino-acid sequence MALEEIKENLSEVDGDIRSYLENTGEYYKLQGFKIGMRSMTSFAKMLMLGSIALLALFMLSCAAAFGIGVWLENTFLGFLFVGLFYGLIGIIFYLYRDMLDKPMLKKFSEYYFD; translated from the coding sequence ATGGCCTTAGAGGAAATTAAGGAAAATCTTTCTGAAGTTGATGGGGATATCCGATCCTATTTGGAAAATACCGGGGAGTATTACAAACTTCAGGGGTTTAAAATTGGAATGCGGAGTATGACCTCTTTTGCCAAGATGTTGATGTTGGGAAGTATTGCCTTACTTGCCTTGTTTATGTTGTCTTGTGCGGCTGCATTCGGCATTGGAGTTTGGTTGGAAAATACTTTTTTAGGGTTTTTGTTCGTGGGTCTGTTTTATGGTTTAATTGGAATCATATTTTATTTATACAGAGATATGTTGGACAAGCCTATGCTAAAGAAATTTTCTGAATATTATTTTGATTGA
- a CDS encoding DUF6327 family protein, which yields MAKQVFTSFDEIDQRLTILKLQREIDKEQLRLHLNRTKANFYPTNLLGGVSGIAQKLIISFVAKKILKRFS from the coding sequence ATGGCAAAACAGGTTTTCACTTCTTTTGATGAAATAGATCAAAGGTTGACTATTTTAAAATTACAGAGAGAAATTGACAAAGAGCAGTTACGACTGCACCTCAATAGGACAAAGGCTAATTTTTATCCTACAAATTTGTTGGGGGGCGTTAGTGGAATAGCCCAGAAATTGATTATTTCCTTTGTTGCAAAGAAAATATTGAAAAGATTTAGCTAG
- a CDS encoding SPFH domain-containing protein, with product MGSFLLIPLLLIGFVILFSSFFTVKQQTAVIIERFGKFNSVRTSGLGMKIPLVDRIVARVGLKIQQLDVIVETKTLDDVFVKLKISVQYVVLKNKVYEAFYQLEYPHDQITSYVFDVVRAEVPKMKLDDVFVKKDDIAIAVKTELQDAMLDYGYDIIKTLVTDIDPDAQVKEAMNRINASEREKIAAQFEGDAARILIVEKAKAEAESKRLQGQGIADQRREIARGLEESVEVLNKVGINSQEASALIVVTQHYDTLQSIGEATNTNLILLPNSPQAGSDMLNNMVASFTASNMIGESMKTQNKKKDPK from the coding sequence ATGGGTTCATTTTTACTGATACCGTTATTACTTATCGGTTTTGTTATTCTATTTTCTTCCTTCTTTACGGTAAAACAACAAACAGCTGTTATCATCGAGCGCTTTGGTAAATTCAATAGCGTGAGAACTTCCGGTTTAGGCATGAAAATTCCGCTGGTAGACCGCATTGTAGCCCGCGTTGGGCTTAAAATTCAACAATTGGATGTGATTGTTGAGACCAAAACTTTGGACGATGTATTTGTAAAACTTAAAATATCCGTCCAATATGTTGTTCTTAAGAACAAAGTATATGAAGCCTTTTATCAATTGGAATATCCACATGATCAAATAACCTCCTACGTTTTCGATGTTGTCCGTGCGGAAGTTCCCAAAATGAAGCTGGATGACGTTTTCGTAAAAAAGGACGATATCGCCATTGCTGTAAAAACAGAGCTTCAAGATGCCATGTTGGATTATGGTTATGATATTATAAAGACCTTGGTAACGGATATTGACCCTGATGCTCAGGTAAAAGAAGCCATGAACCGCATTAATGCCTCTGAAAGGGAAAAAATTGCGGCCCAGTTTGAAGGTGATGCAGCGCGTATTCTAATAGTTGAAAAGGCAAAGGCCGAAGCTGAAAGCAAAAGATTGCAAGGACAAGGTATTGCAGATCAACGTAGGGAAATTGCACGTGGATTGGAGGAATCTGTAGAAGTATTGAACAAAGTGGGCATAAACTCCCAAGAAGCCTCTGCACTAATTGTGGTTACACAACATTATGATACACTACAATCTATTGGGGAAGCTACAAACACAAATTTAATTCTGTTGCCCAATTCGCCACAAGCCGGGAGTGATATGTTAAACAATATGGTAGCCTCCTTTACAGCCAGTAATATGATAGGGGAATCTATGAAAACGCAAAACAAAAAGAAAGACCCCAAGTAG
- the gltX gene encoding glutamate--tRNA ligase: protein MTKKVRVRFAPSPTGPLHIGGVRTALFNYLFAKKHKGDFILRIEDTDQTRYVQGAEQYIINSLNWCNIPYDEGPGKDGGYGPYRQSDRKELYKKYADILIDKGHAYYAFDTSENLDFHRKDHKEKGKTFIYNYHNRLKLSNSLSLSTEETNAKLKAGEEFVIRFKTPQDTELHLNDIIRGDIKIDTNTLDDKVLFKSDGMPTYHLANIVDDHLMEITHVIRGEEWLPSLALHKQLYDAFGWEAPKFAHLPLIMKPVGKGKLSKRDGEKMGFPVFPLSWNDSIGYREEGYFPEAVTNFLALLGWNPGTEQEIFTLEELISAFSLERVNKSGARFDPDKTKWYNQHYMQTYDNTDLANAFMLSLKNKELDLPKDKNNGDYIKQVVSLIKERATFVKDFWELGSYFFLAPSEYDEKAVKKQWKEDTAAIMTQLISLLEGTEDFGSENLESQVKQWISENELSFGKVMPPLRLVIVGEMKGPHIFDIMALIGKTDSINRIKTAITVL from the coding sequence ATGACCAAGAAAGTAAGAGTTCGCTTTGCTCCCAGTCCAACAGGACCTCTACATATAGGCGGTGTAAGAACCGCTTTATTCAATTATCTTTTCGCCAAAAAGCATAAGGGCGACTTTATTCTAAGAATAGAAGACACAGACCAAACTAGATATGTTCAGGGGGCCGAACAATACATAATAAACTCCCTAAATTGGTGTAATATACCCTACGACGAAGGCCCAGGAAAAGATGGCGGCTATGGTCCCTACAGACAAAGTGATAGGAAAGAACTATATAAAAAATACGCGGATATACTTATTGATAAAGGCCACGCCTATTACGCCTTCGATACCAGTGAAAATTTGGATTTTCACAGAAAAGACCATAAAGAAAAAGGTAAAACCTTCATATACAACTATCACAACAGGTTAAAACTTTCCAACTCCTTGTCCCTAAGCACAGAAGAAACAAATGCTAAACTCAAAGCTGGAGAAGAATTTGTAATACGTTTTAAAACACCTCAGGATACCGAACTACATCTAAACGATATTATAAGGGGCGATATTAAAATAGACACCAATACCTTGGACGATAAGGTACTGTTTAAGAGCGATGGCATGCCCACATATCATTTGGCCAATATTGTTGACGATCATTTAATGGAAATTACCCATGTTATCCGCGGAGAGGAATGGTTACCCTCTTTGGCCCTCCATAAACAACTATATGATGCCTTCGGATGGGAAGCACCAAAATTTGCCCATCTACCCCTAATAATGAAACCTGTGGGCAAAGGTAAACTTAGCAAAAGGGATGGGGAGAAAATGGGTTTCCCCGTATTTCCCCTTTCATGGAACGATTCCATTGGCTATAGAGAGGAAGGGTACTTTCCGGAAGCTGTTACCAACTTTTTGGCCTTATTGGGCTGGAATCCTGGCACCGAACAGGAGATTTTTACCCTAGAGGAACTTATTTCCGCTTTCAGTTTGGAAAGGGTAAACAAATCTGGAGCACGTTTTGACCCAGACAAAACCAAATGGTACAATCAGCATTATATGCAAACCTATGACAATACCGATCTAGCCAATGCATTTATGCTAAGCCTTAAAAACAAGGAATTGGATTTGCCAAAGGACAAGAATAATGGCGATTACATAAAGCAAGTGGTTTCCTTGATCAAGGAACGTGCTACTTTTGTCAAGGATTTTTGGGAATTGGGAAGTTACTTCTTTTTGGCTCCAAGTGAATATGATGAAAAGGCCGTTAAAAAACAGTGGAAAGAAGACACTGCTGCCATTATGACCCAATTGATATCCCTATTAGAAGGAACAGAAGACTTTGGATCGGAAAATCTTGAATCTCAAGTAAAACAATGGATCTCAGAAAATGAGCTATCTTTCGGAAAAGTAATGCCCCCTCTAAGATTGGTCATAGTTGGTGAGATGAAAGGACCTCATATTTTTGATATAATGGCACTTATAGGCAAAACAGATAGTATCAATAGAATTAAAACGGCCATCACAGTGCTTTAA
- the ybeY gene encoding rRNA maturation RNase YbeY, with protein MIDFHYETDFGIDNESKFADWVSRIVLSEDKAYSQLDFIFCDDEYLLKINQDYLDHDTYTDIITFPYEDMNGIAGDIFISVDRVKENASDFGVEFDLELKRVMAHGVLHLLGFGDKSEEEASQMRLKEDEKIKLFHVEH; from the coding sequence ATGATTGATTTTCACTACGAGACGGATTTTGGTATTGACAATGAATCCAAGTTTGCCGATTGGGTTAGTAGGATAGTGCTTTCTGAGGATAAGGCTTATTCGCAATTGGATTTTATTTTTTGTGATGATGAGTATCTTCTGAAGATCAATCAGGACTATCTTGATCATGACACTTATACGGATATTATTACTTTTCCTTATGAAGATATGAATGGAATAGCGGGTGATATCTTTATATCTGTTGATCGTGTCAAGGAGAATGCGTCTGATTTTGGTGTTGAGTTTGATCTGGAATTGAAGAGAGTTATGGCTCATGGGGTACTTCACCTTTTGGGGTTTGGCGACAAGAGTGAAGAGGAGGCCTCGCAAATGAGGTTAAAGGAAGATGAAAAAATTAAATTGTTCCACGTGGAACATTGA
- the mnmG gene encoding tRNA uridine-5-carboxymethylaminomethyl(34) synthesis enzyme MnmG has translation MFEKEYDVIVVGAGHAGAEAAAAAANLGSRTLLVTMNLQTIGQMSCNPAMGGIAKGQIVREIDALGGYSGIVSDKSAIQFKMLNKSKGPAMWSPRTQNDRMRFAEEWRMALENTPNVDFYQEMVSGLLVENGRAVGVKTSLGLDIRSRSVVLTNGTFLNGLIHIGDKQFGGGRAGEKAATGITEQLVSLGFESGRMKTGTPPRVDGRSLDYSVMIPQPGDEIPEKFSYSNTKALTHQRDCYMTHTSLLVHDLLREGFDRSPMFNGRIKSLGPRYCPSIEDKINRFADKDSHQLFVEPEGWNTVEVYVNGFSTSLPEDVQYKALKSVKGFGNVKFFRPGYAIEYDYFPPTQLKHTLETKLIENLYFAGQINGTTGYEEAASQGLMAGINAHLKINEREAFILNRDEAYIGVLVDDLITKGTEEPYRMFTSRAEYRTLLRQDNADLRLTPRSYEMGLAKKDRLEKMEEKERKSNAFVDFFRETSFKPEEINPILEGLDSSTVKQPDKMFKVFSRPKVTMDHMLQLEGVSEFVSDNNLDREVLEQAEIQVKYSGYIAKEKNNADKLQRLENIKIPKDFDYSKLKSLSYEAREKLKAIQPVTISQASRISGVSPSDISVLLVYMGR, from the coding sequence ATGTTTGAAAAGGAATACGATGTTATAGTGGTTGGTGCGGGTCATGCTGGAGCTGAAGCTGCTGCTGCTGCGGCTAATTTGGGCTCTAGGACCTTGTTGGTTACCATGAACTTGCAGACTATAGGGCAAATGTCCTGTAATCCGGCTATGGGAGGAATTGCTAAGGGTCAGATTGTTCGTGAGATTGACGCTCTTGGTGGATATAGTGGTATTGTTAGTGACAAGAGCGCTATACAATTTAAAATGCTTAATAAAAGCAAGGGTCCGGCTATGTGGAGTCCCAGAACACAAAATGATAGGATGCGCTTTGCTGAGGAATGGCGTATGGCTCTGGAGAATACTCCCAATGTGGATTTTTATCAGGAAATGGTGTCTGGTCTTTTAGTGGAAAATGGCAGAGCTGTGGGGGTGAAGACTTCTCTTGGTTTGGATATCAGATCTAGGTCCGTTGTTCTTACCAACGGAACTTTTCTTAATGGTTTAATCCATATTGGTGACAAGCAGTTTGGTGGAGGAAGAGCTGGTGAAAAGGCGGCTACTGGTATTACCGAACAATTGGTGAGTTTGGGTTTTGAGAGCGGTAGAATGAAGACTGGTACTCCACCTAGAGTGGATGGTCGTTCCTTGGATTATTCTGTTATGATTCCCCAACCAGGGGATGAAATACCTGAGAAATTTTCTTACTCCAATACCAAGGCCTTGACCCATCAGCGGGATTGTTATATGACCCATACGAGTCTTTTGGTTCACGATTTGTTAAGGGAGGGTTTTGATCGTTCTCCTATGTTCAATGGTAGAATTAAGAGTTTGGGCCCTAGATATTGTCCCTCTATTGAGGATAAGATCAATCGGTTTGCAGATAAGGATAGCCATCAGTTATTTGTTGAACCGGAGGGCTGGAATACGGTGGAGGTTTATGTTAATGGATTCTCAACTTCCCTACCTGAGGATGTTCAGTATAAGGCTTTAAAATCTGTAAAAGGGTTTGGGAATGTTAAGTTTTTTAGGCCGGGTTATGCCATCGAGTATGACTACTTTCCACCCACACAGTTAAAGCATACCTTAGAGACCAAGCTTATTGAAAATCTTTATTTTGCTGGTCAGATTAATGGAACTACAGGTTATGAAGAGGCCGCATCCCAAGGTCTTATGGCTGGTATAAATGCTCATTTGAAAATTAATGAAAGGGAGGCATTTATACTTAATAGGGATGAGGCATATATTGGAGTTTTGGTGGATGATCTTATAACGAAGGGCACAGAGGAGCCATATAGGATGTTTACTTCCAGGGCTGAATATAGGACCCTTTTGCGACAGGATAATGCCGATTTAAGACTCACTCCAAGGAGTTATGAAATGGGACTGGCTAAGAAGGATAGGCTTGAAAAGATGGAGGAGAAGGAGCGAAAATCTAATGCTTTTGTGGACTTCTTTAGGGAGACTAGTTTTAAACCGGAAGAGATAAACCCTATTTTAGAAGGATTGGATTCATCCACGGTTAAACAGCCTGATAAGATGTTTAAAGTGTTTTCAAGGCCGAAAGTTACTATGGATCATATGTTGCAATTGGAAGGGGTTTCAGAGTTCGTTTCTGATAATAATTTGGATAGGGAGGTGCTGGAACAGGCAGAAATTCAGGTTAAATATTCAGGATATATTGCCAAGGAAAAGAACAACGCGGATAAGCTCCAACGATTAGAGAATATTAAAATCCCTAAGGATTTTGATTATAGTAAGCTTAAATCCCTTTCTTATGAAGCACGGGAAAAGCTTAAGGCAATACAGCCTGTGACTATTTCCCAAGCATCTAGAATTAGCGGTGTTTCTCCTAGCGATATTAGCGTTTTACTGGTCTATATGGGCCGATAA
- a CDS encoding class I SAM-dependent methyltransferase, with product MKVYLETKDYTLTGESFKLLHDPVLDMLVTEPQPENLATYYESEDYISHTDAKKSLVDKIYHTVKGYNLKSKLSLIDSYAASNKRLLDVGAGTGDFLAVAKKYGWEVAGVEPNELARLKSSEKGVVLLQNLDAIPTSDKYEVITLWHVLEHLPDLESQIAKLVGLLTDNGTLVVAVPNFKSFDAKYYKEFWAAFDVPRHLWHFSKRSVQSIFAKHGMKLVRTKPMFFDAFYVALLSEKYKNGKQNYIRAFWIGLMSNIRALVSKEYSSLIYILKKA from the coding sequence ATGAAAGTTTATTTGGAAACCAAAGATTATACCCTCACAGGAGAGTCGTTTAAATTACTGCACGATCCTGTCCTGGACATGTTGGTTACTGAACCGCAACCGGAAAATCTCGCGACATATTATGAGAGCGAAGATTACATTTCCCATACAGATGCCAAGAAGTCTTTGGTAGATAAGATTTATCATACCGTAAAAGGATATAATCTAAAAAGTAAGTTGTCTCTGATTGATTCTTATGCTGCTTCAAATAAAAGACTTTTGGATGTTGGGGCCGGTACTGGAGATTTTTTGGCTGTAGCTAAGAAATATGGCTGGGAAGTTGCCGGAGTGGAACCCAATGAATTGGCTAGGCTTAAGTCAAGTGAAAAAGGGGTGGTACTTTTGCAGAATTTAGACGCTATTCCAACCAGTGATAAATATGAGGTCATTACACTCTGGCACGTTTTGGAGCATTTGCCCGATCTTGAATCCCAAATTGCAAAATTGGTCGGACTCCTAACTGATAATGGAACCCTAGTTGTGGCTGTTCCTAATTTTAAATCCTTCGACGCAAAGTACTATAAAGAATTTTGGGCGGCTTTTGATGTACCTAGACATCTTTGGCATTTTTCCAAAAGGAGTGTGCAGAGCATCTTTGCAAAACATGGAATGAAATTGGTGCGGACGAAGCCCATGTTTTTTGATGCTTTCTATGTTGCGCTGCTGTCGGAAAAATATAAGAACGGTAAACAGAATTATATTAGGGCATTTTGGATTGGGCTTATGTCTAATATACGGGCTTTGGTTTCTAAGGAGTATTCTTCGTTGATTTATATATTGAAGAAGGCTTAA
- a CDS encoding OmpH family outer membrane protein: MKKLVLALVLIGAISCQQEKIAFVDNVKLMDTYQEKVDIEAKFKTRTETFGKKRDSISQAFQMEAQAFQAKAQKMAQAKAQEEYGQLQQRSQFIGQQLQQEEQQLQMQGQTEMDSLVSKVKREIKAYGESNGYSFILTGGDGGSVLYGKEAHNVTDAIVKILNDNYKK, translated from the coding sequence ATGAAAAAATTAGTTTTGGCGTTGGTATTAATAGGAGCAATATCTTGCCAACAAGAAAAAATAGCTTTTGTAGATAATGTGAAGTTAATGGATACTTATCAGGAGAAGGTGGATATTGAGGCTAAGTTCAAAACAAGAACTGAAACTTTTGGTAAAAAGAGGGATAGTATATCCCAAGCTTTTCAAATGGAAGCCCAAGCTTTCCAAGCCAAGGCACAAAAAATGGCCCAGGCTAAGGCACAAGAGGAGTATGGTCAGTTACAGCAGCGTAGTCAGTTTATAGGACAACAGTTGCAACAAGAAGAACAGCAATTACAGATGCAGGGCCAAACAGAGATGGATAGTCTCGTATCTAAGGTTAAAAGGGAAATTAAAGCATATGGGGAATCAAACGGCTATTCCTTTATATTAACCGGTGGAGATGGGGGTAGTGTTCTTTACGGGAAAGAGGCACATAACGTAACCGATGCCATCGTTAAAATTCTAAACGATAATTATAAGAAGTAG
- a CDS encoding TIGR04282 family arsenosugar biosynthesis glycosyltransferase, with the protein MLEHYKIDSTAILIFANSSKEELKYKTIPKGSILFDGLTENALNTARKTGLPYFLISEKEQKGSSFGERFVNAIGSIFAMGFDNVITIGNDTPQLKVSDLARTSELIGARKFVLGPSKDGGFYLMGLHKSHFDTKAFRQLPWRTNTLTNKITGLIEGYNVDVIQLRVLLDLDTTADLKRILKGLKFSTGKIYQIILSLVIPIVKINVQGSILQSFHFNSTYFNKGSPVHFIN; encoded by the coding sequence ATGCTGGAACATTATAAAATAGATAGTACCGCAATTCTGATATTTGCCAATTCCTCTAAGGAGGAATTGAAATATAAGACTATACCCAAGGGCAGTATTTTGTTTGATGGGTTAACAGAAAATGCCTTGAACACAGCAAGGAAAACGGGTCTTCCTTATTTTCTAATATCGGAAAAAGAACAAAAGGGAAGTTCCTTTGGAGAAAGGTTTGTTAATGCCATTGGTTCCATTTTTGCTATGGGCTTTGATAATGTAATTACTATTGGCAATGATACACCCCAATTAAAAGTCTCCGATCTTGCCAGAACTTCGGAACTAATAGGTGCACGGAAATTTGTCTTGGGTCCTTCCAAGGATGGTGGATTTTATTTAATGGGACTTCATAAATCCCATTTTGATACCAAGGCTTTTAGGCAATTGCCTTGGAGAACAAATACACTTACCAATAAAATAACGGGTTTAATTGAAGGCTACAACGTAGATGTAATTCAACTTCGAGTCTTGTTGGACTTGGATACCACCGCAGATTTAAAGAGGATCCTAAAAGGATTAAAATTTAGTACAGGGAAGATCTATCAAATAATCCTTTCCTTAGTTATACCTATCGTAAAAATTAATGTTCAGGGATCCATTCTGCAAAGTTTTCATTTTAATAGTACTTATTTTAACAAAGGCTCCCCTGTCCACTTCATCAACTAG
- a CDS encoding arsenosugar biosynthesis-associated peroxidase-like protein: protein MADSYYDPADLRKFGKITEWSEELGNKFFDYYGKVFEEGALSAREKSLIALAVAHVVKCPYCIDAYTKDGLQKGITKEEMMEAVHAAAAIESGATLVHGVQMMNKYNKLSM, encoded by the coding sequence ATGGCAGATTCTTATTATGACCCGGCAGATTTACGGAAGTTTGGAAAAATTACGGAATGGAGCGAAGAACTGGGAAACAAGTTTTTTGATTACTATGGAAAGGTATTTGAGGAAGGAGCCCTTAGTGCGAGGGAAAAATCCCTAATCGCCTTGGCGGTGGCCCATGTGGTCAAATGCCCCTATTGCATTGATGCCTACACCAAAGACGGTTTGCAAAAAGGAATAACCAAGGAAGAGATGATGGAGGCGGTACATGCAGCTGCGGCTATTGAAAGCGGTGCTACCTTAGTACATGGAGTTCAAATGATGAACAAGTACAATAAGCTATCCATGTAA